A genomic window from Microbacterium sp. H1-D42 includes:
- a CDS encoding SDR family oxidoreductase: MRLENKKAIVTGGAGGIGRATSIALAAEGASVAVVDLNAEAAEAVAAEIREGGGTAIAIAADVASESDIERVVATAVAELGGVNIVFNNAGIIRRTTAVETTVEEWDRVFGVNVRSIFLMCKHIVPILEAAGGGSIINTGSGWGLKGGGQALSYCASKGAVVNMTRALAIDHGPAGIRVNSVNPGDVNTGMLSDEARQLGQDPATFLAEAADRPLRRMGQPSEIAQAVVWLASDDSSYVTGSALVVDGGGIA, encoded by the coding sequence ATGCGTCTAGAGAACAAGAAGGCCATCGTCACCGGCGGAGCCGGCGGCATCGGCCGCGCCACGTCGATTGCGCTCGCCGCGGAGGGCGCATCCGTCGCCGTCGTCGACCTGAACGCCGAGGCCGCCGAAGCAGTGGCCGCCGAGATCCGCGAGGGCGGAGGTACCGCGATCGCGATCGCCGCCGACGTCGCCAGCGAGTCCGACATCGAGCGGGTCGTCGCCACCGCAGTCGCCGAACTCGGCGGTGTGAACATAGTCTTCAACAATGCCGGCATCATCCGCCGCACCACCGCGGTCGAGACGACGGTCGAGGAGTGGGACCGCGTGTTCGGTGTGAACGTGCGCTCCATCTTCCTGATGTGCAAGCACATAGTGCCGATCTTGGAGGCCGCGGGTGGCGGCTCGATCATCAACACCGGCTCCGGGTGGGGGCTCAAGGGCGGCGGGCAGGCGCTGTCCTACTGCGCCTCGAAGGGGGCGGTCGTGAACATGACCCGGGCGCTGGCGATCGATCACGGACCCGCCGGCATCCGCGTGAACTCGGTCAACCCTGGCGACGTGAACACTGGGATGCTCAGTGACGAGGCACGTCAGCTCGGGCAGGACCCGGCCACGTTTCTCGCCGAGGCCGCCGACCGCCCGCTGCGCCGGATGGGGCAGCCCAGCGAGATCGCACAGGCCGTGGTCTGGCTTGCGAGCGACGACTCCTCGTACGTGACCGGTTCGGCGCTCGTCGTGGACGGCGGTGGCATCGCCTGA
- a CDS encoding NAD(+)/NADH kinase, with product MIGLVVNPVAGVGGPAGLAGSDGADVQRLAIARGARSRVQERTAIALRVLAEQHPSLVVLTAAGEMGADAVRAAGLAPHVLYGADEESESDSYSGDRAAGTDAVDTSRAIAAVAAAGAELVLVVGGDGTLRDAVAGLGAAASAEARMPAVLGVPAGVKMYSPVFAVSPRAAGAIAAEWVAQHGLPVQEREVLDIDEAAMRRTRVDPVLHGFLRVPYRGGRTQARKAATPATEAAAVAAAARGVIAQMRPGIRYLLGPGGTTAEVASQLGVTGSPLGVDVVLDGALVRAAASERQLLAEIAEGPAQAVVTVIGGQGFLLGRGNQQLSASVLRRLGDAPLLIVAPEQKLLDLHGRPLIVDTGDAELDAKLAGHMRIITGVGISSLYAVIAPELAPTQ from the coding sequence GTGATCGGACTGGTCGTCAATCCTGTCGCCGGAGTGGGCGGGCCTGCTGGGCTCGCCGGCTCCGACGGCGCGGACGTGCAGCGCCTCGCCATCGCGCGCGGCGCCCGTTCGCGCGTGCAGGAGCGGACGGCCATCGCGCTGCGGGTGCTCGCTGAACAGCATCCGAGCCTCGTCGTGCTCACGGCGGCCGGTGAGATGGGGGCGGATGCCGTGCGCGCGGCCGGCCTGGCACCCCACGTCCTGTACGGGGCGGACGAGGAGTCAGAGTCCGATTCGTACAGTGGCGACCGGGCAGCGGGCACGGATGCCGTCGACACGTCGCGTGCCATCGCCGCGGTGGCCGCTGCCGGCGCCGAACTCGTGCTCGTCGTCGGCGGCGATGGGACGCTGCGGGATGCCGTCGCCGGGCTGGGTGCTGCGGCGTCCGCGGAGGCACGGATGCCCGCGGTGCTCGGTGTCCCGGCCGGAGTGAAGATGTACTCCCCGGTGTTCGCCGTCAGCCCCCGCGCGGCGGGGGCCATCGCTGCGGAATGGGTCGCACAGCACGGACTGCCGGTCCAAGAGCGAGAGGTGCTCGACATCGACGAGGCTGCGATGCGCCGCACCCGCGTTGACCCGGTCCTGCACGGGTTCCTTCGGGTGCCGTACCGCGGCGGCCGCACCCAGGCGCGCAAAGCCGCGACTCCCGCCACCGAGGCAGCCGCCGTCGCTGCGGCCGCGCGCGGTGTCATCGCGCAGATGCGGCCCGGCATCCGCTATCTCCTCGGACCAGGTGGCACGACCGCCGAGGTCGCCAGCCAACTGGGCGTGACAGGCTCCCCGCTCGGCGTCGACGTCGTCCTCGACGGCGCTCTCGTCAGGGCCGCCGCGAGTGAGCGGCAACTCCTCGCTGAGATCGCCGAAGGCCCGGCGCAGGCCGTGGTGACGGTCATCGGAGGGCAGGGGTTCCTGCTCGGCCGCGGCAATCAGCAGCTCTCGGCATCAGTCCTGCGCCGCCTCGGCGACGCCCCCCTTCTCATCGTCGCGCCTGAGCAGAAACTGCTCGACCTGCACGGCCGTCCACTCATCGTCGACACCGGTGATGCCGAGCTCGATGCGAAGCTGGCCGGACACATGCGCATCATCACGGGCGTCGGCATCAGCAGCCTGTACGCCGTCATCGCCCCCGAACTCGCCCCCACACAGTAA
- the gcvPA gene encoding aminomethyl-transferring glycine dehydrogenase subunit GcvPA, with product MTNDNFVHPYIPNTAPESQAAMLAVVGAASVDEFYADVPGSLRLNRPLDLPAPLVAEQDLARHVRGILAKNTPTGTRLSFLGAGVYNHYVPAVVDEVIGRSEFLTAYAGEPYEDHGRFQALFEYQSLMAELLEMDVVNVPTYDGYQATATGLTMSGRITGRTRVIVASDVLPAKLAKVADYVRAHLTLEHVPTTGGTADIAAVTASLGDDVAAVWVETPSATGAVEAALQQIADAAHAVGAVLVVGTDPIGYGILTPPSLNGADIVTGDIQSLGLHQWYGGAHGGFIAVHDDPRFVMELPSRLFGLATTDVPGEYGFGDVAYDRTSFAHREEGKEWVGTAAALWGIAAGVYLSLMGPDGMAELGETLLTRTRYAQRALAAVPGVTLDDDAVHLREFTVTFDVPAADIVAALRARGIEPGVIVDPHRLLVCVTELNSQADIDTLASALASVITPELAEENKR from the coding sequence ATGACGAATGACAACTTCGTGCATCCGTACATCCCCAACACCGCGCCCGAGTCACAGGCAGCGATGCTCGCGGTCGTCGGTGCAGCATCCGTCGACGAGTTCTACGCCGACGTGCCCGGGTCGCTGCGCCTGAATCGCCCGCTCGATCTGCCCGCACCTCTCGTCGCCGAGCAGGATCTGGCTCGGCACGTGCGCGGCATCCTGGCGAAGAACACGCCCACCGGCACGCGCCTCAGCTTCCTCGGCGCTGGCGTCTACAACCACTACGTGCCGGCTGTCGTCGACGAGGTGATCGGGCGCAGCGAGTTCCTCACCGCCTACGCCGGTGAGCCGTACGAGGACCACGGTCGCTTTCAGGCGCTGTTCGAATACCAGTCCCTGATGGCCGAACTGCTCGAGATGGATGTCGTCAACGTCCCCACCTATGACGGCTACCAGGCCACCGCCACTGGCCTCACGATGTCAGGGAGGATCACAGGCCGCACCCGCGTGATCGTCGCCAGCGACGTGCTGCCGGCCAAACTCGCCAAGGTGGCGGACTACGTGCGCGCCCACCTGACGCTGGAGCACGTCCCGACGACCGGCGGCACCGCCGACATCGCCGCCGTGACCGCGTCGCTCGGCGATGACGTCGCTGCCGTGTGGGTGGAGACGCCCAGCGCCACCGGAGCCGTCGAGGCCGCACTGCAGCAGATCGCCGACGCCGCGCACGCCGTCGGCGCGGTGCTCGTTGTCGGAACGGATCCGATCGGCTACGGCATCCTCACCCCGCCGTCGCTCAACGGCGCCGACATCGTCACCGGCGACATCCAGTCGCTCGGACTTCATCAGTGGTACGGCGGCGCACACGGTGGCTTCATCGCGGTGCACGACGACCCGAGGTTCGTCATGGAGTTGCCCTCTCGGCTGTTCGGCCTCGCGACCACCGACGTCCCCGGCGAGTACGGCTTCGGCGACGTCGCCTACGACCGGACTTCTTTCGCACACCGCGAAGAGGGGAAGGAATGGGTCGGCACGGCTGCAGCGCTCTGGGGCATCGCCGCTGGCGTCTATCTCTCTCTGATGGGACCGGACGGCATGGCCGAACTCGGCGAGACCCTGCTCACCCGCACGCGGTACGCGCAACGGGCGCTAGCCGCTGTCCCCGGTGTGACGCTCGACGATGATGCCGTGCACCTGCGCGAGTTCACCGTCACGTTCGACGTGCCCGCCGCCGACATCGTCGCAGCACTTCGCGCGAGGGGCATCGAGCCCGGCGTGATCGTGGATCCGCACCGCCTGCTCGTGTGCGTCACCGAACTCAACTCGCAGGCCGACATCGACACCCTGGCGAGCGCGCTCGCCTCCGTCATCACCCCCGAACTCGCTGAGGAGAACAAGCGATGA
- a CDS encoding SDR family NAD(P)-dependent oxidoreductase, with amino-acid sequence MTSGPSEPFAGIPSGIDPDDLATTLRVLAALDQVDQEHPDYLAVRRGTSNMFKAVKRARRKEIRDAIAEADKAVVARTATGAPDRIDDETRGNDLATSVTDAPIAGELLKPRNCYICKQPYTIVDAFYHQLCPECARFSHGKRNARTDLTGRRALLTGGRAKIGMHIALRLLRDGAHLTITTRFPRDAVRRFSSLPDSADWLHRLRVVGIDLRDPAQVIGLADSVAAQGPLDILINNAAQTVRRSPGSYSLLADAELQPLPDGPLPEMETFGHTADPHPQALQASVDAHPLLSVAALGGTVAEQGGQALTAEDLARLAMAPGSSSLVKHADGTAIDAGGLVPDVNTVNSWVQNIEHVDPLEMLEVQLANTTAPFLLISRLRASMAASSARRTYVVNVSAMEGQFSRRYKGPGHPHTNMAKAALNMLTRTSAGEMLETDGILMTAVDTGWITDERPHYTKVRLAEEGFHAPLDLVDGAARVYDPIVQGEAGVDLHGVFLKDYKPNPW; translated from the coding sequence ATGACCAGCGGTCCCTCTGAGCCCTTCGCGGGCATCCCCTCCGGCATCGACCCCGATGACCTCGCGACCACGCTCCGGGTGCTCGCAGCCCTCGATCAGGTCGACCAGGAGCATCCCGACTACCTGGCAGTCCGCCGCGGCACCTCGAACATGTTCAAGGCCGTGAAGCGCGCGCGTCGCAAGGAGATCCGCGATGCCATCGCCGAGGCCGACAAGGCCGTCGTCGCTCGCACCGCGACCGGCGCCCCCGACCGCATCGACGACGAGACCCGCGGCAACGACCTGGCCACCAGCGTCACCGACGCCCCGATCGCCGGTGAGCTGCTCAAGCCGCGCAACTGCTACATCTGCAAGCAGCCGTACACGATCGTCGACGCGTTCTACCACCAGCTCTGCCCCGAGTGCGCGCGCTTCAGCCACGGCAAGCGCAACGCGCGCACCGACCTCACGGGCCGCCGCGCGCTGCTCACCGGCGGCCGCGCGAAGATAGGCATGCACATCGCGCTGCGGCTGCTGCGCGACGGCGCGCACCTGACGATCACCACTCGCTTCCCGCGCGACGCCGTGCGCCGGTTCTCATCGCTGCCGGACTCCGCCGACTGGCTGCACCGGCTGCGCGTGGTCGGCATCGACCTGCGCGACCCCGCCCAGGTGATCGGCCTGGCGGACTCGGTCGCGGCCCAGGGCCCGCTCGACATCCTGATCAACAACGCCGCGCAGACCGTGCGGCGCTCGCCGGGTTCGTACTCGCTGCTGGCGGATGCTGAGCTGCAGCCGCTCCCGGACGGACCGCTGCCCGAGATGGAGACGTTCGGGCACACCGCCGACCCGCACCCGCAGGCGCTGCAGGCATCCGTGGATGCGCACCCCCTGCTGTCGGTGGCAGCGCTCGGCGGCACGGTCGCCGAGCAGGGCGGGCAGGCGCTGACCGCCGAGGACCTGGCACGGTTGGCGATGGCACCTGGCTCGTCATCATTGGTCAAGCACGCCGATGGCACCGCGATCGACGCCGGCGGCCTCGTGCCTGACGTGAACACCGTGAACAGCTGGGTGCAGAACATCGAGCACGTCGACCCGCTCGAGATGCTCGAGGTGCAACTGGCCAACACCACGGCGCCGTTCCTGCTGATCAGCCGACTGCGGGCATCCATGGCCGCGTCGAGTGCACGCCGCACCTACGTCGTCAACGTCTCGGCTATGGAGGGGCAGTTCTCGCGCCGGTACAAGGGACCGGGGCATCCGCACACCAACATGGCCAAAGCCGCGCTGAACATGCTCACCCGCACCAGCGCCGGGGAGATGCTCGAGACCGACGGCATTCTGATGACCGCTGTCGACACGGGCTGGATCACCGATGAGCGTCCGCACTACACGAAGGTGCGCTTGGCAGAAGAGGGCTTCCACGCACCGCTCGACCTCGTCGACGGCGCCGCGCGCGTATACGACCCGATCGTGCAGGGCGAGGCCGGCGTAGACCTGCACGGCGTGTTCCTGAAGGACTACAAGCCGAACCCCTGGTGA
- a CDS encoding beta-galactosidase, whose translation MPASSVDGGDQPIRRVRIDALAYGGDYNPDQWSEQTWHEDIRLMREAGVNMVSLPIFSWPQLEPEPGVYDWAWLDRIIELLHENGIRIDLATATATPPSWLLRAHPEMAPWDVDGHRLEFGSRQTYCPSSPIWRENVARMTRAMAERYGEHPGLAMWHISNEYGDHTSRCWCPESARHFRRWLQNRYGDLDGLNEAWGVNVWGQRYTSWEHIETPKKAPGPTNPTQLLDFERFSSDALLELFQIEIDVLREITPDIAVTTNFMSMFRDLNYWDFAAAEDVVTDDAYPEPADPTAHVGAALNYGLMRSLKGGQPWLLLESSASATSWRDVNVPKAPGKIRVESLQAVAHGSDAVMFFQWRQAKYGQEKFHSSMLGHRGERSRSFRETKALGLELKKLEPVRGTRVRSRVALVVDWDSWWGSSALESLPSQRLQWSRQAREWHRALYTLGQPTDAVRATGPFDGYDVVVVPNLYITEQPQADALRSFVERGGHLVVGPFSGAVDATEKVHDGGAPGPLRDLLGIEVDEQWPIAEELTETIDYAGETLIAPSWSEWIEADAGVEIRGAYASGELAGLPAVTRRAVGSGSAWYLSAMLERDSMLPVFRDVLRTAGLPTREHVDVDAEVITRTDGNTDYTFYLNHGRNPVAFELGAAATDLLTGIRHSGRLDLDRYGVAVLAAPRSETAPFSTIIPNESPDNHVKEQA comes from the coding sequence GTGCCCGCATCCTCAGTGGACGGTGGTGACCAGCCGATCCGACGCGTCCGCATCGACGCACTCGCCTACGGCGGCGACTACAACCCCGACCAGTGGTCGGAGCAGACCTGGCATGAGGACATCCGTCTGATGCGCGAAGCCGGCGTGAACATGGTCAGCCTCCCGATCTTCAGCTGGCCGCAGCTCGAGCCGGAGCCCGGCGTCTACGACTGGGCATGGCTCGACCGCATCATCGAGCTGTTGCACGAGAACGGCATCCGCATCGATCTGGCGACGGCCACCGCGACCCCGCCATCATGGCTGCTGCGCGCACACCCCGAGATGGCCCCGTGGGACGTCGACGGCCACCGGCTCGAGTTCGGCTCCCGCCAGACCTACTGCCCGTCATCGCCGATCTGGCGCGAGAACGTCGCCCGGATGACGCGCGCCATGGCCGAGCGCTACGGAGAGCATCCTGGGCTGGCGATGTGGCACATCTCGAACGAGTACGGCGACCACACCTCGCGCTGCTGGTGCCCGGAGTCGGCACGGCACTTCCGTCGCTGGCTGCAGAACCGCTACGGCGACCTCGACGGACTCAACGAGGCCTGGGGCGTCAACGTCTGGGGGCAGCGGTACACCTCGTGGGAGCACATCGAGACGCCGAAGAAGGCGCCAGGGCCGACCAACCCCACCCAGCTTCTCGACTTCGAGCGATTCTCATCGGATGCCCTGCTCGAGCTGTTCCAGATCGAGATCGATGTGCTCCGCGAGATCACCCCCGACATCGCGGTGACGACGAACTTCATGAGCATGTTCCGCGACCTGAACTACTGGGACTTCGCCGCCGCCGAGGATGTCGTCACGGACGACGCCTACCCGGAGCCGGCCGATCCGACCGCCCACGTCGGCGCGGCATTGAACTACGGCCTGATGCGCTCGCTCAAGGGCGGACAGCCGTGGCTGCTGCTGGAGTCCTCGGCCAGTGCCACCAGCTGGCGCGACGTCAACGTCCCCAAGGCGCCGGGCAAGATCCGGGTCGAGAGCCTGCAGGCCGTCGCGCACGGTTCTGATGCCGTGATGTTCTTCCAGTGGCGTCAGGCGAAGTACGGGCAGGAGAAGTTCCACTCATCGATGCTCGGCCACCGCGGAGAGCGCTCGCGCAGCTTCCGGGAGACGAAGGCCCTGGGACTGGAGTTGAAGAAGCTCGAGCCGGTGCGCGGCACCAGGGTGCGCTCGCGGGTCGCGCTTGTCGTCGACTGGGACTCCTGGTGGGGATCCAGTGCCCTCGAGTCGCTGCCGTCGCAGCGTCTGCAGTGGTCCCGTCAGGCGCGGGAATGGCACCGGGCGCTGTACACGCTCGGCCAGCCGACGGATGCCGTGCGCGCCACCGGTCCCTTCGACGGGTACGACGTCGTTGTGGTGCCCAACCTGTACATCACCGAGCAGCCGCAGGCTGATGCGCTCCGCTCTTTCGTCGAACGAGGCGGGCATCTCGTGGTCGGTCCGTTCTCCGGCGCCGTGGACGCCACCGAGAAGGTGCACGATGGCGGCGCCCCCGGCCCACTGCGCGACCTGCTGGGCATCGAGGTCGACGAGCAGTGGCCGATCGCCGAAGAGCTGACCGAGACTATCGACTACGCCGGCGAGACGCTCATCGCGCCGAGCTGGAGCGAGTGGATCGAGGCGGATGCCGGCGTCGAGATCCGCGGCGCCTATGCGTCTGGCGAGCTGGCCGGACTGCCCGCGGTGACCCGTCGCGCCGTCGGATCCGGCTCTGCCTGGTACCTCAGCGCGATGCTCGAACGGGACAGCATGCTGCCGGTGTTCCGCGACGTCCTGCGCACGGCAGGTCTCCCGACGCGCGAGCACGTCGACGTCGACGCCGAGGTGATCACCCGCACCGACGGGAACACCGACTATACGTTCTACCTCAACCACGGCCGCAATCCCGTGGCGTTCGAGCTCGGCGCAGCCGCGACCGACCTGCTCACCGGCATACGCCATTCCGGCCGCCTCGACCTTGACCGCTACGGCGTCGCGGTACTGGCGGCGCCCCGATCCGAGACCGCCCCGTTCTCGACGATCATCCCGAACGAATCTCCCGACAACCACGTGAAGGAGCAAGCATGA
- the gcvPB gene encoding aminomethyl-transferring glycine dehydrogenase subunit GcvPB — MSLPVAPKPALRRFQQARWDEPIIFELSTPGERGVLVSQVEPGVRDAVGDVVGALPASLRRLSKPKLPEMGQMRVLKHYLRLSQENLGADFNVDVGQGTCTMKYSPKINDQLIGTPQLTDMHPHQDPADAQGVLEIVWNLERMLAEISGMDEVSLQTQGGSAAIWSNIAMIRAYHEANGEGEQRREVITTIFSHPSNAAAAKAAGYEVITVFPDADGYPDLAALKAALSPQTAAIMVTNPEDTGIYNPAIREWVDAAHAVGALASYDQANANGILGITRARDAGFDVCHFNLHKTFSTPHACGGPGAGANAVSAALAPFLPGPRVIRADDGTFDVAEAGAQSIGAVAPFHGVIPNLVRAYSWIMALGAPGLLAAAEIAVLNNNYLMARVLAIPGASAPYAAGRRRIEQVRYSWEELFQDTGVSSEEIGVRMTDFGMHYWTSHHPYVVPQPFTLEPTESYSMAELDEYAATLAEVAREARETPEVVRTAPHNQTVHHTHHDDLDDPERWAITWRAYQRKYFSS; from the coding sequence ATGAGCCTCCCCGTCGCCCCGAAGCCGGCGCTGCGCCGCTTCCAGCAGGCTCGCTGGGACGAGCCGATCATCTTCGAGCTGTCCACGCCCGGTGAGCGCGGCGTGCTCGTGTCGCAGGTCGAGCCGGGTGTGCGTGACGCGGTGGGTGACGTGGTCGGCGCCCTGCCGGCGTCCCTGCGCCGCCTGTCGAAGCCGAAGCTCCCCGAGATGGGGCAGATGCGCGTGCTCAAGCACTATCTGCGCCTGTCTCAGGAGAACCTCGGCGCCGACTTCAACGTCGATGTAGGGCAGGGCACCTGCACCATGAAGTACTCGCCGAAGATCAACGACCAGCTGATCGGCACCCCGCAGCTCACTGACATGCACCCGCACCAGGACCCGGCCGATGCGCAGGGCGTGCTCGAGATCGTCTGGAACCTCGAGCGGATGCTGGCGGAGATCTCCGGTATGGACGAGGTCTCGCTGCAGACTCAGGGCGGTTCGGCCGCGATCTGGTCGAACATCGCGATGATCCGCGCATATCACGAGGCGAACGGCGAGGGCGAGCAGCGCCGCGAGGTCATCACCACGATCTTCAGCCACCCCTCCAATGCGGCGGCGGCGAAGGCCGCCGGCTACGAGGTCATCACGGTGTTCCCTGATGCCGATGGCTATCCCGATCTGGCCGCGCTGAAGGCGGCGCTGTCGCCGCAGACAGCGGCGATCATGGTCACCAACCCCGAGGACACCGGCATCTACAACCCGGCGATCCGGGAATGGGTGGATGCCGCGCATGCCGTCGGCGCGCTGGCCTCGTACGACCAGGCGAACGCCAACGGCATCCTGGGCATCACGCGTGCCCGCGACGCCGGGTTCGATGTCTGCCACTTCAATCTGCACAAGACCTTCTCGACCCCGCACGCGTGCGGTGGACCAGGCGCGGGTGCGAATGCGGTGAGCGCAGCCCTCGCACCGTTCCTGCCGGGTCCGCGGGTGATTCGGGCGGACGACGGCACGTTCGACGTCGCCGAGGCCGGCGCCCAGTCGATCGGGGCAGTGGCGCCATTTCACGGCGTGATCCCCAATCTTGTGCGCGCCTATTCGTGGATCATGGCGCTCGGTGCCCCCGGACTGCTCGCGGCGGCCGAGATCGCGGTGCTGAACAACAACTATCTGATGGCTCGCGTGCTGGCGATTCCGGGGGCGTCCGCGCCCTATGCGGCGGGCAGGCGCCGCATCGAGCAGGTGCGCTACTCCTGGGAGGAGCTGTTCCAGGACACCGGCGTCTCCTCTGAGGAGATCGGCGTGCGGATGACCGACTTCGGCATGCACTACTGGACCAGCCACCACCCGTACGTGGTGCCGCAGCCGTTCACGCTCGAGCCGACCGAGTCGTACTCGATGGCCGAGCTCGACGAGTATGCAGCGACGCTGGCCGAGGTGGCGCGCGAGGCGCGGGAGACACCAGAAGTCGTGCGCACAGCTCCGCACAACCAGACCGTGCACCACACGCACCACGACGACCTCGACGACCCGGAGCGCTGGGCGATCACGTGGCGGGCCTACCAGCGCAAGTACTTCTCGTCGTGA